The Lepeophtheirus salmonis chromosome 1, UVic_Lsal_1.4, whole genome shotgun sequence genome has a segment encoding these proteins:
- the LOC121129660 gene encoding E3 ubiquitin-protein ligase SMURF2 isoform X3, translated as MWMQQELRMSQKLPKTRRIPSGTRIMICISVPMNPSHSPFGMIKKMHKKTYNSGFLGCVRLMGNAIQRIKDTGYQRLDLVSDTKIGLPVKGQIVISLLSRDGHGTGSLNAVVDTLGNLTCSNDLPEGWEERRTPSGRVYYVNHVRRTTQWARPTEPASCGTTRRGDRGGTLSITNSSKNNNLSKTTTTTTTSSTPTSEGANSLPIASSHALTGNGTDNLPAVNNQDSPSSLSEPFSSLQPRRHQITQPDNLPPGYIMKTTEHGQIYYIHEGTGQTTWHDPRLTRALTSNEELNLGPLPPGWEQRVTDSSRPYFVNHNNHTTQFSDPRIPLLNDANNHHHDDNSPTNPSRGTSKNESATNVLPTNPSLSPETNDTHSNVRNSEPADSPSTSNEAPLSVTCSSSGSTSTTTSSTPSSLAPSNITNTTVSNVRATTSNNTVLRPRGEVIQQLSPFPVLPVSSSSSIISSPPPPPPPQTTSSSSSSVPNTPPVIGGPRCWPQDPLSIALHGGGTEFLPKFKKDLVAKIKVLRSELNNLQPQNGYCPLEVSRQEVFEDSYRQIVKMRYKVMRKKLRVKFRNEEGLDYGGVAREWLYLLSHEMLNPYYGLFQYSSEDVYTLQINPDSAVNPDHLSYFHFVGRIIGMAVFHGHFIDGCFTTPFYKMMLNKPINLDDIEAVDPDLHKSLKWILSNDISGIIDNTFSVEHEAFGLTKVYELKENGKDIPVNESNKVEYVKLYVQFRWCLGIEQQFLSLQKGFNELIPQNLLKPFDEKELELVIGGIGTIDIVDWKNHTRLKQCDAETPVVQWFWAIVDSYSSEMRARLLQFVTGSSRVPLQGFKDLQGSTGQTGPRHFTLHLTNAPVDSLPKARTCFNRLDLPAYPSFEIMAEKLTQAVEETCGFAVE; from the exons ATGTGGATGCAACAGGAGTTACGCATGTCTCAGAAGCTGCCAAAAACACGACGGATCCCAAGTGGAACACGCATTATGATCTGCATCTCAGTCCCAATGAATCCTTCACACTCTCCGTTTGGAATGATAAAAAAG ATGCACAAAAAAACGTATAACTCCGGTTTCCTGGGATGTGTAAGACTCATGGGAAATGCAATTCAAAGAATCAAAGACACAGGCTATCAAAGACTGGATTTAGTATCAGATACTAAAATTGGTTTGCCGGTTAAAGGACAAATAGTGATATCTTTACTCTCCAGAGACGGTCATGGTACAG gAAGTCTAAATGCTGTGGTGGATACTTTAGGCAATTTGACTTGTTCAAATGACTTACCTGAAGGGTGGGAGGAGCGTCGAACTCCATCTGGGCGAGTCTATTACGTCAATCATGTCAGAAGAACAACTCAATGGGCTAGACCAACTGAGCCAGCTTCTTGTGGTACAACTCGACGGGGTGACCGTGGAGGAACGTTATCCATAACCAATAGTAGTAAAAacaataatctttcaaaaactaCTACAACGACGACGACGTCTTCCACTCCAACATCTGAAGGCGCCAATTCTCTTCCAATAGCTTCCTCTCATGCCTTAACCGGAAATGGGACTGACAACCTTCCGGCTGTGAATAATCAAGATTCTCCGTCGTCCCTCTCTGAGCCCTTTTCATCTCTACAACCAAGAAGACATCAAATCACTCAACCAGACAATCTTCCTCCGGGATATATTATGAAAACCACCGAGCATGGACAGATTTATTACATACACGAAGGAACGG GCCAAACGACATGGCATGATCCTAGACTTACAAGGGCTCTTACGTCAAATGAAGAATTGAATTTAGGACCGTTACCTCCGGGCTGGGAACAAAGGGTTACAGACTCAAGCCGACCTTATTTCGTTAATCACAATAATCATACTACTCAGTTCTCAGACCCCAGAATCCCCTTACTGAATGACGCTAACAATCATCATCATGATGATAATTCTCCTACAAATCCCTCTCGCGGGACTTCCAAAAATGAGTCAGCCACTAATGTATTGCCAACAAATCCTTCTTTGTCTCCTGAAACCAATGATACCCACTCTAACGTGAGAAATAGTGAGCCTGCAGATAGCCCTAGTACTTCAAACGAGGCACCCCTTAGTGTAACGTGTTCGTCCTCAGGTTCTACTTCTACAACAACCTCATCAACTCCTTCTTCATTGGCACCATCCAATATTACTAACACTACTGTTTCCAATGTCAGAGCAACAACATCAAATAATACAGTACTTCGTCCCAGAGGTGAAGTTATTCAACAACTATCTCCTTTTCCTGTTCTCCCGGTCTCTTCGTCATCATCTATCATTTCATCGCCCCCACCGCCACCCCCACCACAGACAACATCATCGTCCTCTTCATCAGTTCCTAATACTCCACCCGTTATTGGGGGTCCTAGGTGTTGGCCTCAGGATCCCTTATCAATTGCGTTACATGGTGGTGGGACTGAGTTTCTgcccaagtttaaaaaagaccTAGTAGCTAAAATAAAGGTACTAAGGTCAGAGCTCAATAATCTCCAGCCACAAAATGGGTATTGTCCTCTTGAAGTAAGTCGACAGGAGGTTTTTGAGGACTCTTATCGGCAAATAGTTAAAATGAGATATAAAGTTATGCGCAAAAAGCTCAGAGTCAAGTTCCGTAACGAGGAAGGATTGGATTATGGTGGAGTCGCTCGAGAATGGTTATATCTTTTAAGTCACGAAATGTTAAATCCATACTATGGACTTTTCCAATACTCGAGTGAGGATGTGTACACACTTCAAATCAATCCCGACTCTGCAGTGAACCCTGATCACttaagttattttcattttgtggGAAGAATAATTGGCATGGCTGTTTTTCATGGACACTTTATTGATGGTTGCTTCACAACTCCGTTCTATAAAATGATGTTAAACAAACCCATCAATCTAGATGACATTGAGGCTGTTGATCCAGATCTTCATAAGTCTCTCAAATGGATTTTATCGAACGATATATCGGGAATTATCGACAATACTTTTAGTGTGGAGCACGAGGCCTTTGGATTGACGAAAGTATATGAATTAAAGGAGAATGGAAAAGACATTCCTGTAAATGAGAGTAATAAAGTCGAGTACGTCAAACTCTACGTACAGTTTAGATGGTGTCTTGGAATTGAGCAGCAGTTTCTATCTCTTCAAAAAGGTTTTAATGAACTAATTCCCCAGAATCTACTCAAACCTTTTGATGAAAAAGAGTTGGAGCTTGTGATTGGTGGGATTGGTACGATTGATATTGTGGACTGGAAAAATCATACTCGTCTTAAGCAATGCGATGCAGAAACACCTGTTGTACAGTGGTTTTGGGCCATCGTGGATTCATACAGTAGTGAAATGAGAGCACGTCTTCTTCAATTTGTTACAGGGAGCTCTAGAGTCCCACTCCAGGGATTTAAGGACTTACAAGGTAGTACAGGACAAACCGGACCACGGCATTTTACCTTACATCTCACAAATGCTCCTGTGGACAGTCTACCAAAGGCACGCACTTGTTTTAATCGTCTTGATCTTCCTGCCTATCCTTCTTTTGAAATAATGGCTGAAAAACTTACTCAAGCAGTAGAAGAAACTTGTGGATTTgctgttgaataa
- the LOC121129660 gene encoding E3 ubiquitin-protein ligase SMURF2 isoform X2: MEIRGTKIRLTILCARNLAKRDLFRLPDPFARVDVDATGVTHVSEAAKNTTDPKWNTHYDLHLSPNESFTLSVWNDKKMHKKTYNSGFLGCVRLMGNAIQRIKDTGYQRLDLVSDTKIGLPVKGQIVISLLSRDGHGSLNAVVDTLGNLTCSNDLPEGWEERRTPSGRVYYVNHVRRTTQWARPTEPASCGTTRRGDRGGTLSITNSSKNNNLSKTTTTTTTSSTPTSEGANSLPIASSHALTGNGTDNLPAVNNQDSPSSLSEPFSSLQPRRHQITQPDNLPPGYIMKTTEHGQIYYIHEGTGQTTWHDPRLTRALTSNEELNLGPLPPGWEQRVTDSSRPYFVNHNNHTTQFSDPRIPLLNDANNHHHDDNSPTNPSRGTSKNESATNVLPTNPSLSPETNDTHSNVRNSEPADSPSTSNEAPLSVTCSSSGSTSTTTSSTPSSLAPSNITNTTVSNVRATTSNNTVLRPRGEVIQQLSPFPVLPVSSSSSIISSPPPPPPPQTTSSSSSSVPNTPPVIGGPRCWPQDPLSIALHGGGTEFLPKFKKDLVAKIKVLRSELNNLQPQNGYCPLEVSRQEVFEDSYRQIVKMRYKVMRKKLRVKFRNEEGLDYGGVAREWLYLLSHEMLNPYYGLFQYSSEDVYTLQINPDSAVNPDHLSYFHFVGRIIGMAVFHGHFIDGCFTTPFYKMMLNKPINLDDIEAVDPDLHKSLKWILSNDISGIIDNTFSVEHEAFGLTKVYELKENGKDIPVNESNKVEYVKLYVQFRWCLGIEQQFLSLQKGFNELIPQNLLKPFDEKELELVIGGIGTIDIVDWKNHTRLKQCDAETPVVQWFWAIVDSYSSEMRARLLQFVTGSSRVPLQGFKDLQGSTGQTGPRHFTLHLTNAPVDSLPKARTCFNRLDLPAYPSFEIMAEKLTQAVEETCGFAVE; this comes from the exons ATGGAGATAAGAGGGACAAAGATTCGATTAACGATACTTTGCGCCCGTAATTTAGCCAAAAGAGATTTATTTCGTCTTCCAGATCCATTTGCTCGAGTGGATGTGGATGCAACAGGAGTTACGCATGTCTCAGAAGCTGCCAAAAACACGACGGATCCCAAGTGGAACACGCATTATGATCTGCATCTCAGTCCCAATGAATCCTTCACACTCTCCGTTTGGAATGATAAAA AGATGCACAAAAAAACGTATAACTCCGGTTTCCTGGGATGTGTAAGACTCATGGGAAATGCAATTCAAAGAATCAAAGACACAGGCTATCAAAGACTGGATTTAGTATCAGATACTAAAATTGGTTTGCCGGTTAAAGGACAAATAGTGATATCTTTACTCTCCAGAGACGGTCATG gAAGTCTAAATGCTGTGGTGGATACTTTAGGCAATTTGACTTGTTCAAATGACTTACCTGAAGGGTGGGAGGAGCGTCGAACTCCATCTGGGCGAGTCTATTACGTCAATCATGTCAGAAGAACAACTCAATGGGCTAGACCAACTGAGCCAGCTTCTTGTGGTACAACTCGACGGGGTGACCGTGGAGGAACGTTATCCATAACCAATAGTAGTAAAAacaataatctttcaaaaactaCTACAACGACGACGACGTCTTCCACTCCAACATCTGAAGGCGCCAATTCTCTTCCAATAGCTTCCTCTCATGCCTTAACCGGAAATGGGACTGACAACCTTCCGGCTGTGAATAATCAAGATTCTCCGTCGTCCCTCTCTGAGCCCTTTTCATCTCTACAACCAAGAAGACATCAAATCACTCAACCAGACAATCTTCCTCCGGGATATATTATGAAAACCACCGAGCATGGACAGATTTATTACATACACGAAGGAACGG GCCAAACGACATGGCATGATCCTAGACTTACAAGGGCTCTTACGTCAAATGAAGAATTGAATTTAGGACCGTTACCTCCGGGCTGGGAACAAAGGGTTACAGACTCAAGCCGACCTTATTTCGTTAATCACAATAATCATACTACTCAGTTCTCAGACCCCAGAATCCCCTTACTGAATGACGCTAACAATCATCATCATGATGATAATTCTCCTACAAATCCCTCTCGCGGGACTTCCAAAAATGAGTCAGCCACTAATGTATTGCCAACAAATCCTTCTTTGTCTCCTGAAACCAATGATACCCACTCTAACGTGAGAAATAGTGAGCCTGCAGATAGCCCTAGTACTTCAAACGAGGCACCCCTTAGTGTAACGTGTTCGTCCTCAGGTTCTACTTCTACAACAACCTCATCAACTCCTTCTTCATTGGCACCATCCAATATTACTAACACTACTGTTTCCAATGTCAGAGCAACAACATCAAATAATACAGTACTTCGTCCCAGAGGTGAAGTTATTCAACAACTATCTCCTTTTCCTGTTCTCCCGGTCTCTTCGTCATCATCTATCATTTCATCGCCCCCACCGCCACCCCCACCACAGACAACATCATCGTCCTCTTCATCAGTTCCTAATACTCCACCCGTTATTGGGGGTCCTAGGTGTTGGCCTCAGGATCCCTTATCAATTGCGTTACATGGTGGTGGGACTGAGTTTCTgcccaagtttaaaaaagaccTAGTAGCTAAAATAAAGGTACTAAGGTCAGAGCTCAATAATCTCCAGCCACAAAATGGGTATTGTCCTCTTGAAGTAAGTCGACAGGAGGTTTTTGAGGACTCTTATCGGCAAATAGTTAAAATGAGATATAAAGTTATGCGCAAAAAGCTCAGAGTCAAGTTCCGTAACGAGGAAGGATTGGATTATGGTGGAGTCGCTCGAGAATGGTTATATCTTTTAAGTCACGAAATGTTAAATCCATACTATGGACTTTTCCAATACTCGAGTGAGGATGTGTACACACTTCAAATCAATCCCGACTCTGCAGTGAACCCTGATCACttaagttattttcattttgtggGAAGAATAATTGGCATGGCTGTTTTTCATGGACACTTTATTGATGGTTGCTTCACAACTCCGTTCTATAAAATGATGTTAAACAAACCCATCAATCTAGATGACATTGAGGCTGTTGATCCAGATCTTCATAAGTCTCTCAAATGGATTTTATCGAACGATATATCGGGAATTATCGACAATACTTTTAGTGTGGAGCACGAGGCCTTTGGATTGACGAAAGTATATGAATTAAAGGAGAATGGAAAAGACATTCCTGTAAATGAGAGTAATAAAGTCGAGTACGTCAAACTCTACGTACAGTTTAGATGGTGTCTTGGAATTGAGCAGCAGTTTCTATCTCTTCAAAAAGGTTTTAATGAACTAATTCCCCAGAATCTACTCAAACCTTTTGATGAAAAAGAGTTGGAGCTTGTGATTGGTGGGATTGGTACGATTGATATTGTGGACTGGAAAAATCATACTCGTCTTAAGCAATGCGATGCAGAAACACCTGTTGTACAGTGGTTTTGGGCCATCGTGGATTCATACAGTAGTGAAATGAGAGCACGTCTTCTTCAATTTGTTACAGGGAGCTCTAGAGTCCCACTCCAGGGATTTAAGGACTTACAAGGTAGTACAGGACAAACCGGACCACGGCATTTTACCTTACATCTCACAAATGCTCCTGTGGACAGTCTACCAAAGGCACGCACTTGTTTTAATCGTCTTGATCTTCCTGCCTATCCTTCTTTTGAAATAATGGCTGAAAAACTTACTCAAGCAGTAGAAGAAACTTGTGGATTTgctgttgaataa
- the LOC121129660 gene encoding E3 ubiquitin-protein ligase SMURF2 isoform X1, producing MEIRGTKIRLTILCARNLAKRDLFRLPDPFARVDVDATGVTHVSEAAKNTTDPKWNTHYDLHLSPNESFTLSVWNDKKMHKKTYNSGFLGCVRLMGNAIQRIKDTGYQRLDLVSDTKIGLPVKGQIVISLLSRDGHGTGSLNAVVDTLGNLTCSNDLPEGWEERRTPSGRVYYVNHVRRTTQWARPTEPASCGTTRRGDRGGTLSITNSSKNNNLSKTTTTTTTSSTPTSEGANSLPIASSHALTGNGTDNLPAVNNQDSPSSLSEPFSSLQPRRHQITQPDNLPPGYIMKTTEHGQIYYIHEGTGQTTWHDPRLTRALTSNEELNLGPLPPGWEQRVTDSSRPYFVNHNNHTTQFSDPRIPLLNDANNHHHDDNSPTNPSRGTSKNESATNVLPTNPSLSPETNDTHSNVRNSEPADSPSTSNEAPLSVTCSSSGSTSTTTSSTPSSLAPSNITNTTVSNVRATTSNNTVLRPRGEVIQQLSPFPVLPVSSSSSIISSPPPPPPPQTTSSSSSSVPNTPPVIGGPRCWPQDPLSIALHGGGTEFLPKFKKDLVAKIKVLRSELNNLQPQNGYCPLEVSRQEVFEDSYRQIVKMRYKVMRKKLRVKFRNEEGLDYGGVAREWLYLLSHEMLNPYYGLFQYSSEDVYTLQINPDSAVNPDHLSYFHFVGRIIGMAVFHGHFIDGCFTTPFYKMMLNKPINLDDIEAVDPDLHKSLKWILSNDISGIIDNTFSVEHEAFGLTKVYELKENGKDIPVNESNKVEYVKLYVQFRWCLGIEQQFLSLQKGFNELIPQNLLKPFDEKELELVIGGIGTIDIVDWKNHTRLKQCDAETPVVQWFWAIVDSYSSEMRARLLQFVTGSSRVPLQGFKDLQGSTGQTGPRHFTLHLTNAPVDSLPKARTCFNRLDLPAYPSFEIMAEKLTQAVEETCGFAVE from the exons ATGGAGATAAGAGGGACAAAGATTCGATTAACGATACTTTGCGCCCGTAATTTAGCCAAAAGAGATTTATTTCGTCTTCCAGATCCATTTGCTCGAGTGGATGTGGATGCAACAGGAGTTACGCATGTCTCAGAAGCTGCCAAAAACACGACGGATCCCAAGTGGAACACGCATTATGATCTGCATCTCAGTCCCAATGAATCCTTCACACTCTCCGTTTGGAATGATAAAA AGATGCACAAAAAAACGTATAACTCCGGTTTCCTGGGATGTGTAAGACTCATGGGAAATGCAATTCAAAGAATCAAAGACACAGGCTATCAAAGACTGGATTTAGTATCAGATACTAAAATTGGTTTGCCGGTTAAAGGACAAATAGTGATATCTTTACTCTCCAGAGACGGTCATGGTACAG gAAGTCTAAATGCTGTGGTGGATACTTTAGGCAATTTGACTTGTTCAAATGACTTACCTGAAGGGTGGGAGGAGCGTCGAACTCCATCTGGGCGAGTCTATTACGTCAATCATGTCAGAAGAACAACTCAATGGGCTAGACCAACTGAGCCAGCTTCTTGTGGTACAACTCGACGGGGTGACCGTGGAGGAACGTTATCCATAACCAATAGTAGTAAAAacaataatctttcaaaaactaCTACAACGACGACGACGTCTTCCACTCCAACATCTGAAGGCGCCAATTCTCTTCCAATAGCTTCCTCTCATGCCTTAACCGGAAATGGGACTGACAACCTTCCGGCTGTGAATAATCAAGATTCTCCGTCGTCCCTCTCTGAGCCCTTTTCATCTCTACAACCAAGAAGACATCAAATCACTCAACCAGACAATCTTCCTCCGGGATATATTATGAAAACCACCGAGCATGGACAGATTTATTACATACACGAAGGAACGG GCCAAACGACATGGCATGATCCTAGACTTACAAGGGCTCTTACGTCAAATGAAGAATTGAATTTAGGACCGTTACCTCCGGGCTGGGAACAAAGGGTTACAGACTCAAGCCGACCTTATTTCGTTAATCACAATAATCATACTACTCAGTTCTCAGACCCCAGAATCCCCTTACTGAATGACGCTAACAATCATCATCATGATGATAATTCTCCTACAAATCCCTCTCGCGGGACTTCCAAAAATGAGTCAGCCACTAATGTATTGCCAACAAATCCTTCTTTGTCTCCTGAAACCAATGATACCCACTCTAACGTGAGAAATAGTGAGCCTGCAGATAGCCCTAGTACTTCAAACGAGGCACCCCTTAGTGTAACGTGTTCGTCCTCAGGTTCTACTTCTACAACAACCTCATCAACTCCTTCTTCATTGGCACCATCCAATATTACTAACACTACTGTTTCCAATGTCAGAGCAACAACATCAAATAATACAGTACTTCGTCCCAGAGGTGAAGTTATTCAACAACTATCTCCTTTTCCTGTTCTCCCGGTCTCTTCGTCATCATCTATCATTTCATCGCCCCCACCGCCACCCCCACCACAGACAACATCATCGTCCTCTTCATCAGTTCCTAATACTCCACCCGTTATTGGGGGTCCTAGGTGTTGGCCTCAGGATCCCTTATCAATTGCGTTACATGGTGGTGGGACTGAGTTTCTgcccaagtttaaaaaagaccTAGTAGCTAAAATAAAGGTACTAAGGTCAGAGCTCAATAATCTCCAGCCACAAAATGGGTATTGTCCTCTTGAAGTAAGTCGACAGGAGGTTTTTGAGGACTCTTATCGGCAAATAGTTAAAATGAGATATAAAGTTATGCGCAAAAAGCTCAGAGTCAAGTTCCGTAACGAGGAAGGATTGGATTATGGTGGAGTCGCTCGAGAATGGTTATATCTTTTAAGTCACGAAATGTTAAATCCATACTATGGACTTTTCCAATACTCGAGTGAGGATGTGTACACACTTCAAATCAATCCCGACTCTGCAGTGAACCCTGATCACttaagttattttcattttgtggGAAGAATAATTGGCATGGCTGTTTTTCATGGACACTTTATTGATGGTTGCTTCACAACTCCGTTCTATAAAATGATGTTAAACAAACCCATCAATCTAGATGACATTGAGGCTGTTGATCCAGATCTTCATAAGTCTCTCAAATGGATTTTATCGAACGATATATCGGGAATTATCGACAATACTTTTAGTGTGGAGCACGAGGCCTTTGGATTGACGAAAGTATATGAATTAAAGGAGAATGGAAAAGACATTCCTGTAAATGAGAGTAATAAAGTCGAGTACGTCAAACTCTACGTACAGTTTAGATGGTGTCTTGGAATTGAGCAGCAGTTTCTATCTCTTCAAAAAGGTTTTAATGAACTAATTCCCCAGAATCTACTCAAACCTTTTGATGAAAAAGAGTTGGAGCTTGTGATTGGTGGGATTGGTACGATTGATATTGTGGACTGGAAAAATCATACTCGTCTTAAGCAATGCGATGCAGAAACACCTGTTGTACAGTGGTTTTGGGCCATCGTGGATTCATACAGTAGTGAAATGAGAGCACGTCTTCTTCAATTTGTTACAGGGAGCTCTAGAGTCCCACTCCAGGGATTTAAGGACTTACAAGGTAGTACAGGACAAACCGGACCACGGCATTTTACCTTACATCTCACAAATGCTCCTGTGGACAGTCTACCAAAGGCACGCACTTGTTTTAATCGTCTTGATCTTCCTGCCTATCCTTCTTTTGAAATAATGGCTGAAAAACTTACTCAAGCAGTAGAAGAAACTTGTGGATTTgctgttgaataa
- the LOC121129660 gene encoding E3 ubiquitin-protein ligase SMURF2 isoform X4 — translation MWMQQELRMSQKLPKTRRIPSGTRIMICISVPMNPSHSPFGMIKKMHKKTYNSGFLGCVRLMGNAIQRIKDTGYQRLDLVSDTKIGLPVKGQIVISLLSRDGHGSLNAVVDTLGNLTCSNDLPEGWEERRTPSGRVYYVNHVRRTTQWARPTEPASCGTTRRGDRGGTLSITNSSKNNNLSKTTTTTTTSSTPTSEGANSLPIASSHALTGNGTDNLPAVNNQDSPSSLSEPFSSLQPRRHQITQPDNLPPGYIMKTTEHGQIYYIHEGTGQTTWHDPRLTRALTSNEELNLGPLPPGWEQRVTDSSRPYFVNHNNHTTQFSDPRIPLLNDANNHHHDDNSPTNPSRGTSKNESATNVLPTNPSLSPETNDTHSNVRNSEPADSPSTSNEAPLSVTCSSSGSTSTTTSSTPSSLAPSNITNTTVSNVRATTSNNTVLRPRGEVIQQLSPFPVLPVSSSSSIISSPPPPPPPQTTSSSSSSVPNTPPVIGGPRCWPQDPLSIALHGGGTEFLPKFKKDLVAKIKVLRSELNNLQPQNGYCPLEVSRQEVFEDSYRQIVKMRYKVMRKKLRVKFRNEEGLDYGGVAREWLYLLSHEMLNPYYGLFQYSSEDVYTLQINPDSAVNPDHLSYFHFVGRIIGMAVFHGHFIDGCFTTPFYKMMLNKPINLDDIEAVDPDLHKSLKWILSNDISGIIDNTFSVEHEAFGLTKVYELKENGKDIPVNESNKVEYVKLYVQFRWCLGIEQQFLSLQKGFNELIPQNLLKPFDEKELELVIGGIGTIDIVDWKNHTRLKQCDAETPVVQWFWAIVDSYSSEMRARLLQFVTGSSRVPLQGFKDLQGSTGQTGPRHFTLHLTNAPVDSLPKARTCFNRLDLPAYPSFEIMAEKLTQAVEETCGFAVE, via the exons ATGTGGATGCAACAGGAGTTACGCATGTCTCAGAAGCTGCCAAAAACACGACGGATCCCAAGTGGAACACGCATTATGATCTGCATCTCAGTCCCAATGAATCCTTCACACTCTCCGTTTGGAATGATAAAAAAG ATGCACAAAAAAACGTATAACTCCGGTTTCCTGGGATGTGTAAGACTCATGGGAAATGCAATTCAAAGAATCAAAGACACAGGCTATCAAAGACTGGATTTAGTATCAGATACTAAAATTGGTTTGCCGGTTAAAGGACAAATAGTGATATCTTTACTCTCCAGAGACGGTCATG gAAGTCTAAATGCTGTGGTGGATACTTTAGGCAATTTGACTTGTTCAAATGACTTACCTGAAGGGTGGGAGGAGCGTCGAACTCCATCTGGGCGAGTCTATTACGTCAATCATGTCAGAAGAACAACTCAATGGGCTAGACCAACTGAGCCAGCTTCTTGTGGTACAACTCGACGGGGTGACCGTGGAGGAACGTTATCCATAACCAATAGTAGTAAAAacaataatctttcaaaaactaCTACAACGACGACGACGTCTTCCACTCCAACATCTGAAGGCGCCAATTCTCTTCCAATAGCTTCCTCTCATGCCTTAACCGGAAATGGGACTGACAACCTTCCGGCTGTGAATAATCAAGATTCTCCGTCGTCCCTCTCTGAGCCCTTTTCATCTCTACAACCAAGAAGACATCAAATCACTCAACCAGACAATCTTCCTCCGGGATATATTATGAAAACCACCGAGCATGGACAGATTTATTACATACACGAAGGAACGG GCCAAACGACATGGCATGATCCTAGACTTACAAGGGCTCTTACGTCAAATGAAGAATTGAATTTAGGACCGTTACCTCCGGGCTGGGAACAAAGGGTTACAGACTCAAGCCGACCTTATTTCGTTAATCACAATAATCATACTACTCAGTTCTCAGACCCCAGAATCCCCTTACTGAATGACGCTAACAATCATCATCATGATGATAATTCTCCTACAAATCCCTCTCGCGGGACTTCCAAAAATGAGTCAGCCACTAATGTATTGCCAACAAATCCTTCTTTGTCTCCTGAAACCAATGATACCCACTCTAACGTGAGAAATAGTGAGCCTGCAGATAGCCCTAGTACTTCAAACGAGGCACCCCTTAGTGTAACGTGTTCGTCCTCAGGTTCTACTTCTACAACAACCTCATCAACTCCTTCTTCATTGGCACCATCCAATATTACTAACACTACTGTTTCCAATGTCAGAGCAACAACATCAAATAATACAGTACTTCGTCCCAGAGGTGAAGTTATTCAACAACTATCTCCTTTTCCTGTTCTCCCGGTCTCTTCGTCATCATCTATCATTTCATCGCCCCCACCGCCACCCCCACCACAGACAACATCATCGTCCTCTTCATCAGTTCCTAATACTCCACCCGTTATTGGGGGTCCTAGGTGTTGGCCTCAGGATCCCTTATCAATTGCGTTACATGGTGGTGGGACTGAGTTTCTgcccaagtttaaaaaagaccTAGTAGCTAAAATAAAGGTACTAAGGTCAGAGCTCAATAATCTCCAGCCACAAAATGGGTATTGTCCTCTTGAAGTAAGTCGACAGGAGGTTTTTGAGGACTCTTATCGGCAAATAGTTAAAATGAGATATAAAGTTATGCGCAAAAAGCTCAGAGTCAAGTTCCGTAACGAGGAAGGATTGGATTATGGTGGAGTCGCTCGAGAATGGTTATATCTTTTAAGTCACGAAATGTTAAATCCATACTATGGACTTTTCCAATACTCGAGTGAGGATGTGTACACACTTCAAATCAATCCCGACTCTGCAGTGAACCCTGATCACttaagttattttcattttgtggGAAGAATAATTGGCATGGCTGTTTTTCATGGACACTTTATTGATGGTTGCTTCACAACTCCGTTCTATAAAATGATGTTAAACAAACCCATCAATCTAGATGACATTGAGGCTGTTGATCCAGATCTTCATAAGTCTCTCAAATGGATTTTATCGAACGATATATCGGGAATTATCGACAATACTTTTAGTGTGGAGCACGAGGCCTTTGGATTGACGAAAGTATATGAATTAAAGGAGAATGGAAAAGACATTCCTGTAAATGAGAGTAATAAAGTCGAGTACGTCAAACTCTACGTACAGTTTAGATGGTGTCTTGGAATTGAGCAGCAGTTTCTATCTCTTCAAAAAGGTTTTAATGAACTAATTCCCCAGAATCTACTCAAACCTTTTGATGAAAAAGAGTTGGAGCTTGTGATTGGTGGGATTGGTACGATTGATATTGTGGACTGGAAAAATCATACTCGTCTTAAGCAATGCGATGCAGAAACACCTGTTGTACAGTGGTTTTGGGCCATCGTGGATTCATACAGTAGTGAAATGAGAGCACGTCTTCTTCAATTTGTTACAGGGAGCTCTAGAGTCCCACTCCAGGGATTTAAGGACTTACAAGGTAGTACAGGACAAACCGGACCACGGCATTTTACCTTACATCTCACAAATGCTCCTGTGGACAGTCTACCAAAGGCACGCACTTGTTTTAATCGTCTTGATCTTCCTGCCTATCCTTCTTTTGAAATAATGGCTGAAAAACTTACTCAAGCAGTAGAAGAAACTTGTGGATTTgctgttgaataa